The Methyloferula stellata AR4 genome includes a window with the following:
- the glcE gene encoding glycolate oxidase subunit GlcE, with protein sequence MAIFSPASEVEVREAVIAARTNRRPFAIRGGGTRSSLGRPAEAEDILSTERLRGITLYEPAELVISARAGTPLAEVEAQLDAHRQRLPFEPMDHRQLLGSTGEPSIGAIAACNLSGPRRIQLGAARDFLIGLKLVNGRGESIKGGGRVTKNVTGLDMVKLNGGAHGTLGVLTEVTFKVLPATEESGTLVLVGLDDTRAIAALSAALTSPFQPTGAAHLPAGLAGDRALTLIRIEGFASAVSYRLEAMRTLLASYTAGEFFDKERTAQLWRDIRDCAFLAEPRDRAVWRISVAPAEGAKVADAIKSQLDMRYFYDWGGGLLWLSVNAAGDAGALAIRQAVAKFGGHATLVRAPAETRAATSVFQPLAEPLMKITAGIKASFDPDHLINPGLMYAGI encoded by the coding sequence ATGGCCATTTTTTCACCCGCGTCGGAAGTCGAAGTCAGAGAGGCCGTCATCGCGGCGCGGACCAATCGCCGTCCTTTCGCCATAAGGGGAGGCGGAACGCGTTCGAGCCTTGGGCGTCCGGCCGAGGCGGAAGATATTCTCTCGACCGAAAGACTGCGCGGCATCACGCTTTACGAACCGGCCGAGCTTGTCATCTCCGCCCGTGCGGGCACGCCGCTCGCCGAGGTCGAGGCTCAATTGGACGCGCATCGCCAGCGTTTGCCCTTCGAGCCCATGGATCATCGCCAGCTTTTGGGCAGCACGGGCGAGCCTTCGATCGGCGCGATCGCCGCCTGCAATCTCTCTGGCCCGCGCCGGATTCAATTGGGCGCCGCGCGGGATTTTCTCATCGGGCTCAAGCTCGTCAACGGGCGCGGCGAAAGCATCAAGGGCGGCGGCCGCGTGACTAAAAACGTCACCGGACTCGATATGGTCAAGCTCAATGGCGGGGCGCATGGCACGCTCGGCGTTCTGACGGAGGTCACTTTCAAGGTTTTGCCGGCAACGGAAGAGTCGGGCACGTTGGTTCTTGTCGGCCTCGACGATACGCGCGCCATCGCGGCGCTGTCGGCAGCGCTGACATCCCCCTTTCAACCGACGGGCGCGGCGCATCTTCCGGCGGGTCTTGCCGGCGACCGCGCACTGACGCTGATCCGGATCGAGGGCTTCGCTTCAGCCGTATCCTACCGCCTCGAGGCTATGCGGACCTTGCTTGCCTCTTATACGGCGGGCGAGTTTTTCGATAAGGAGCGCACCGCGCAGCTTTGGCGCGACATTCGCGATTGTGCCTTTCTGGCCGAGCCGAGAGATAGAGCCGTTTGGCGCATCTCCGTCGCGCCGGCCGAGGGCGCCAAAGTCGCCGACGCGATCAAAAGCCAACTCGACATGCGGTATTTCTACGATTGGGGCGGCGGCCTTTTGTGGCTCTCCGTCAACGCTGCGGGCGATGCAGGTGCGCTGGCGATCCGCCAAGCCGTGGCGAAATTCGGCGGCCACGCGACGCTGGTGCGGGCGCCCGCCGAAACGCGGGCGGCAACGTCCGTGTTTCAGCCTCTGGCCGAGCCCTTGATGAAAATCACCGCCGGGATTAAAGCGAGCTTCGATCCCGACCATCTCATCAACCCCGGCCTCATGTATGCGGGGATTTGA
- a CDS encoding 2-hydroxychromene-2-carboxylate isomerase produces the protein MTSSSPRQIDYYFSLSSPWSYLGHPEFMRIVAGQGVKVAYKPAALAAVFEATGGLVLAKRHPARQNYRLVELQRWRDKRGVPMCMHPKFWPLDPALADRTIVALVLSGAPVESVLPQFFTGVFENERNLADPATIAELLAEAGLDAEKMLALAQSPAAAAAYERNTADAVAAGVVGAPSYVLDGEPFWGQDRLELLEDALKSGRAAYSPVV, from the coding sequence ATGACGAGCAGCTCACCCCGCCAGATCGATTATTATTTCAGTCTCTCCAGCCCCTGGTCCTATCTCGGCCATCCGGAATTCATGCGGATCGTGGCCGGGCAAGGGGTCAAGGTCGCGTATAAACCAGCAGCGCTCGCCGCCGTCTTTGAGGCGACCGGAGGATTGGTCCTCGCGAAGCGCCATCCCGCACGACAAAACTACCGGCTGGTGGAGCTGCAGCGCTGGCGCGACAAGCGCGGCGTGCCGATGTGCATGCACCCCAAATTCTGGCCGCTCGATCCGGCGCTGGCGGACCGGACGATCGTTGCGCTGGTCCTGAGCGGCGCGCCGGTGGAAAGCGTGCTGCCGCAATTCTTCACCGGCGTGTTCGAAAACGAACGCAATCTTGCCGATCCGGCGACGATCGCAGAGCTGCTCGCCGAGGCGGGATTGGACGCCGAGAAGATGCTTGCGCTGGCGCAGAGCCCGGCGGCTGCGGCTGCCTATGAAAGAAATACCGCTGATGCCGTCGCCGCCGGTGTCGTTGGTGCGCCGAGCTACGTGCTGGACGGCGAGCCGTTCTGGGGGCAGGACCGGCTCGAGCTTCTGGAGGACGCGCTGAAAAGCGGGCGCGCCGCCTATTCGCCGGTCGTCTGA
- the glcF gene encoding glycolate oxidase subunit GlcF, producing the protein MQTTFTLEQLCESHTAASEKILRSCVHCGFCTATCPTYLLEGDELDSPRGRIYLIKDMLEGGKPATEEVVKHLDRCLSCLSCMTTCPSGVHYMHLIDHARAYVEDTYRRGWSDRLLRTLLAHVLPYQARFRLALRAAALARPLMALLPKGRDPAKEDQPRLFDRLRAMLELAPTTLPIPPAEQAATPQIANGTARRRVVILGGCAQPVLKPSINAAAARLLARQGIEVVAAKGEGCCGALVEHMGREEQARVFARANIDAWMAEIETGGLDAILITASGCGTTVKDYGFLLRDDDVYAAKAAKISALTRDISEYLTDLPALPARPNASVIAYHSACSLQHGQRVTDAPKRLLREAGFIVRDIPEGHICCGSAGTYNMMQPFFARRLRARKIANIEKLHADIVAAGNIGCLTQLEAGLSMPIVHTIELLDWAYGGPAPEGLIVAN; encoded by the coding sequence ATGCAAACCACCTTCACTTTGGAACAGCTTTGCGAAAGCCATACGGCCGCGTCTGAAAAGATTCTGCGCAGCTGCGTGCATTGCGGGTTCTGCACGGCGACCTGCCCGACCTATCTCCTCGAAGGCGACGAGCTCGACAGCCCGCGCGGCCGCATCTACCTCATCAAGGACATGCTCGAAGGCGGCAAGCCCGCGACCGAAGAGGTGGTGAAGCACCTCGACCGCTGCCTGTCCTGTCTCTCCTGCATGACGACTTGTCCGTCGGGTGTGCATTACATGCACCTCATCGACCATGCCCGCGCCTATGTCGAGGATACCTATCGGCGTGGCTGGAGCGATCGGCTGCTCCGCACTCTGCTGGCGCATGTTCTTCCCTACCAAGCGCGGTTTCGCCTGGCACTTCGCGCCGCTGCGCTGGCGCGGCCCCTGATGGCGCTTTTGCCGAAGGGGCGTGATCCTGCCAAGGAAGACCAGCCGCGTCTCTTCGACCGGCTGCGGGCGATGCTCGAACTCGCGCCTACGACTCTGCCCATACCCCCGGCAGAGCAGGCGGCAACTCCCCAGATTGCGAATGGCACCGCGCGGCGGCGCGTGGTGATCCTGGGCGGCTGCGCTCAACCGGTTTTGAAACCCTCGATCAATGCCGCCGCTGCGCGGCTGCTGGCGCGGCAGGGCATCGAGGTCGTCGCTGCGAAGGGTGAGGGCTGCTGCGGGGCGCTTGTCGAACATATGGGCCGGGAAGAACAGGCGAGGGTCTTTGCGCGCGCCAATATCGACGCGTGGATGGCGGAGATCGAGACCGGTGGTCTCGACGCGATCCTGATCACCGCGTCCGGCTGCGGCACGACGGTCAAGGATTACGGCTTTCTCTTGCGCGACGATGACGTCTATGCCGCGAAGGCCGCCAAAATTTCCGCTTTGACGCGCGACATCAGTGAATATTTGACCGATCTTCCCGCTCTTCCGGCGCGGCCGAACGCGTCTGTTATCGCTTATCATTCGGCTTGTTCGCTGCAACATGGGCAGAGGGTGACGGATGCGCCGAAGCGGCTTTTGCGGGAGGCGGGCTTCATCGTGCGCGATATTCCGGAGGGCCACATCTGCTGCGGGTCGGCCGGCACTTATAATATGATGCAGCCGTTTTTCGCGCGACGGCTGCGGGCGCGAAAGATCGCCAATATCGAAAAGCTGCATGCCGACATCGTGGCTGCCGGCAACATCGGCTGTCTCACGCAGCTCGAGGCCGGACTATCGATGCCGATCGTTCATACGATCGAACTTCTCGACTGGGCCTATGGCGGTCCCGCGCCCGAGGGACTCATCGTCGCGAATTGA
- a CDS encoding (Fe-S)-binding protein codes for MTISTGPLSGSRPRVGLFVTCLVDLIRPSVGFATVKLLQDAGCTVEVPLQTCCGQPAYNSGDRATARALARKIIGTFEVFDYVVAPSGSCASMMAKHFPELFKDDPDYASKADRFAAKTYELISFLTDVLAVTSVDTSFLRKVTYHDSCSGLRELGIEAQPRQLLKSVRGLDLVEMEEATVCCGFGGTFAVKYEEISSAIADKKAMNIEASGAPVLLAGDLGCLMNMAGKLARRGSGVEVRHIAEVLADMTDTPPIGRGQKP; via the coding sequence ATGACGATTTCGACGGGACCTCTTTCGGGATCCCGCCCCCGTGTCGGGCTCTTCGTCACCTGCCTCGTCGATCTGATCCGGCCGTCGGTTGGATTTGCCACGGTCAAATTGCTGCAGGATGCAGGCTGCACGGTCGAGGTGCCGCTACAGACCTGCTGCGGCCAGCCGGCTTACAATTCCGGCGACCGCGCCACGGCTCGAGCTCTCGCCCGCAAGATCATCGGCACCTTCGAGGTCTTCGATTATGTCGTCGCCCCATCCGGCTCCTGCGCCAGCATGATGGCAAAACATTTCCCCGAACTCTTCAAGGACGATCCCGATTACGCCTCTAAAGCCGATCGCTTCGCCGCCAAGACCTATGAACTTATAAGCTTCCTTACCGACGTGTTGGCGGTTACCTCCGTGGATACATCTTTTCTTCGCAAAGTGACCTATCACGATTCCTGTTCCGGCCTGCGCGAATTGGGGATCGAAGCACAGCCGCGTCAATTGCTGAAAAGCGTGCGCGGTCTCGATCTCGTCGAAATGGAGGAAGCGACGGTCTGCTGCGGCTTCGGCGGCACCTTCGCGGTCAAATATGAAGAGATCTCTTCCGCCATCGCCGATAAGAAAGCGATGAATATCGAAGCCTCCGGCGCGCCCGTGCTGCTTGCCGGCGATCTCGGCTGTCTCATGAATATGGCAGGAAAGCTCGCGCGGCGCGGCAGCGGGGTCGAAGTGCGCCACATCGCCGAAGTCCTAGCCGATATGACCGATACACCGCCGATCGGGCGAGGACAAAAGCCATGA
- a CDS encoding ATP-binding protein — translation MSDFYFEPAASQQEAEAALRGLALDKAAAQPAFVACAESAVAPPQMLFANSAMLSLFSSADLNTLGRRLFLASDPGAKRLASLIQKASSSAAPRLERLRFYFGLTTQMFTFACHWVARPGRAPLFAATVLDAPAQLLNERPAAKRPETTTDVSEPAALPRETKAVRFLWRTDAEDRFTEITPPLASVVGEASADLVGQTIRDVSERLHLDPSGALAQAFAKRETWSGVEVLWPIAGTATIVPVGLGALPTFDRGRHFEGYHGFGVICVTRVAPAPAGHLAAALDLDHAAAEAVKVEEAGFWTPSYDTENVVFLRPLATKLVSPDSSADKIESIGVEPDESAESEPVPTPDLSAAEQHAFHEIARALANEEIASEEPAAREETIAAAESVADTTPLMAPEAAETQAAIETPEDQVLLAPEAEVEVVEAAAPEPPSEAEQLTRNAAAIFAHLNAGLLVSRNEEPIFANRFLLDLLGYEDLEAFQKGGGLPRLLAQPAAQGSTTVELTTREGALVPMIAREQCAEWDHLPATLLILQPTQKSEAHSTIDAKLTHYETESRELNAILDTATDGVAVLDAAGRIMTLNRSGEALFGYDQNEVIDEPFSLLFDAESRAIAEDYLEGLKTNGVKSLLNDGREVVGRARQGGLIPIFMTLGRVSSSHAEDKDLKFCALLRDMTHWKKVEQELDEARKEAERASTAKSDFLAKVSHEIRTPLNAILGFAEIIMDERFGPIGNERYKDYLKDIHMSGAHVMSLVNDLLDLSKIEAGKLELDFHDVDANRIISECVTLMQPQANRERVIMRMSLASNFPPISADERSLRQIILNLLSNAVKFNEPGGQVIVATAWNDTGHAVIRIRDTGIGMSETDIETALEPFRQLATTRQTTGTGLGLPLTKALVEANHAYFSIKSKKQEGTLVEVTFPVMRVSA, via the coding sequence ATGAGCGATTTTTATTTTGAACCGGCGGCTTCGCAGCAGGAAGCCGAGGCAGCCTTGCGCGGGCTTGCGCTGGACAAAGCCGCCGCGCAACCAGCTTTCGTCGCCTGCGCGGAAAGCGCCGTCGCGCCGCCGCAGATGCTTTTTGCAAATAGCGCCATGCTCTCGCTCTTCAGCTCCGCCGATCTTAATACGCTTGGCCGCCGCCTCTTCCTCGCCAGCGATCCGGGCGCGAAGCGATTGGCAAGCCTCATACAGAAAGCATCAAGCAGCGCTGCCCCCAGACTCGAACGTCTGCGGTTTTATTTCGGCCTGACGACGCAAATGTTCACCTTCGCCTGCCATTGGGTGGCAAGGCCCGGTCGAGCGCCTTTGTTCGCGGCGACTGTGCTCGATGCGCCAGCGCAGCTTTTGAATGAACGCCCAGCGGCAAAGCGCCCCGAAACCACCACCGATGTGAGCGAGCCCGCGGCGCTGCCGCGCGAGACAAAGGCCGTGCGTTTTTTATGGCGCACGGATGCCGAAGACCGCTTCACGGAAATAACCCCGCCTCTGGCTTCCGTCGTCGGCGAGGCGTCGGCCGATCTCGTCGGACAGACGATCCGCGACGTCTCGGAGAGGCTGCACCTCGATCCGAGCGGCGCATTGGCGCAAGCCTTTGCCAAGCGCGAGACGTGGAGCGGCGTGGAGGTCCTATGGCCGATTGCCGGAACGGCGACCATCGTGCCTGTGGGACTAGGCGCCCTCCCGACCTTCGATCGCGGCAGGCATTTTGAAGGCTATCATGGCTTCGGCGTGATTTGTGTCACCCGCGTCGCGCCTGCGCCGGCCGGCCATTTGGCAGCGGCTCTCGACCTGGATCATGCCGCGGCGGAAGCCGTCAAAGTCGAGGAGGCGGGGTTTTGGACGCCGTCCTACGATACGGAAAATGTCGTCTTCCTGCGGCCTTTGGCGACCAAACTGGTATCGCCCGATTCTAGTGCCGACAAAATCGAGTCCATAGGTGTCGAGCCGGACGAGAGCGCGGAGAGCGAACCGGTTCCAACGCCCGATTTATCGGCCGCGGAACAGCACGCGTTTCACGAGATCGCGCGCGCGCTTGCCAATGAAGAGATTGCGAGCGAAGAGCCAGCTGCGCGCGAGGAAACGATCGCTGCCGCCGAATCCGTTGCGGATACCACGCCGTTGATGGCACCGGAAGCGGCGGAGACACAGGCGGCAATCGAAACCCCGGAAGACCAGGTCCTGCTCGCGCCGGAAGCGGAAGTGGAAGTCGTGGAGGCGGCGGCGCCGGAACCTCCCTCCGAGGCCGAGCAATTGACCCGCAACGCGGCGGCGATTTTTGCGCATCTGAACGCAGGCCTGCTCGTGAGCCGCAACGAAGAGCCGATTTTCGCCAACCGCTTTCTGCTCGATCTTTTAGGCTATGAAGATCTCGAAGCCTTTCAGAAAGGCGGCGGACTTCCGCGCCTTCTCGCGCAGCCGGCGGCTCAGGGATCGACCACGGTCGAATTGACCACGCGCGAGGGTGCTCTCGTGCCGATGATCGCGCGCGAGCAATGCGCCGAATGGGATCATCTGCCGGCGACGCTTTTGATTTTGCAGCCGACGCAAAAAAGCGAAGCGCATTCGACGATCGACGCGAAGCTGACGCATTATGAGACCGAATCGCGCGAACTGAACGCCATTCTCGATACGGCGACCGATGGCGTCGCGGTTCTCGATGCGGCGGGCCGCATCATGACGCTGAACCGCTCGGGCGAAGCGCTCTTCGGCTATGATCAGAACGAGGTGATCGACGAGCCCTTCTCGCTTCTGTTCGATGCCGAGAGCCGCGCGATCGCCGAGGATTATCTCGAAGGCTTGAAAACGAATGGCGTGAAAAGCCTGTTGAACGACGGCCGCGAGGTCGTCGGCCGCGCCCGCCAGGGCGGGCTCATTCCGATCTTCATGACGCTCGGGCGCGTCAGCAGCAGCCATGCCGAAGACAAGGATTTGAAGTTCTGCGCGCTGCTGCGCGACATGACGCATTGGAAGAAGGTCGAGCAGGAGCTCGACGAGGCGCGCAAGGAAGCCGAGCGCGCGAGCACGGCGAAATCCGATTTCCTCGCCAAAGTAAGCCATGAAATCCGAACGCCGCTCAACGCCATTTTGGGCTTTGCCGAAATCATCATGGACGAGCGCTTCGGGCCGATCGGCAATGAACGCTACAAGGATTATCTGAAAGACATCCACATGTCGGGCGCGCATGTGATGAGCCTCGTCAACGATCTGCTGGATCTCTCCAAGATAGAGGCGGGCAAGCTCGAACTCGATTTCCACGACGTCGATGCCAATCGCATCATCTCGGAATGCGTGACGCTCATGCAGCCGCAGGCTAATCGCGAACGCGTGATCATGCGCATGTCGCTGGCCTCGAACTTTCCGCCGATCAGCGCGGACGAGCGCTCATTGCGCCAGATCATTCTCAATCTTCTGTCGAATGCGGTGAAGTTCAACGAGCCGGGCGGGCAGGTGATCGTCGCGACCGCCTGGAACGATACGGGTCATGCCGTGATCCGGATCAGGGATACGGGCATAGGCATGTCGGAAACCGACATCGAGACGGCGCTGGAGCCTTTCCGTCAGCTCGCGACGACGCGTCAGACGACGGGCACGGGCCTCGGCCTGCCGTTGACCAAGGCGCTGGTCGAAGCCAATCACGCCTATTTCTCGATCAAGAGCAAGAAGCAGGAAGGCACTTTGGTCGAAGTGACCTTTCCGGTGATGCGGGTCTCGGCTTAG
- a CDS encoding phasin family protein yields MPRSPFDIHETLRQAVETGLDQTRTTYEGFKTGAEGVTSALDASFTAASQGVGELNAKAVEILRNETLSAFDLLQAMMTTQSLSEVMALQTRHLQAHFESATAQAKDFMRLAQKIATDTTTPFTTALDR; encoded by the coding sequence ATGCCACGCAGCCCTTTCGACATCCACGAAACGCTTCGCCAGGCCGTGGAAACCGGACTGGACCAAACGCGCACGACTTATGAAGGCTTCAAAACCGGCGCCGAAGGCGTCACCTCCGCGCTCGACGCGAGTTTCACCGCAGCCTCGCAGGGTGTAGGCGAACTCAACGCAAAAGCCGTCGAAATTCTCCGCAACGAGACTCTGTCCGCTTTCGACCTTCTGCAAGCCATGATGACGACTCAGAGCCTCTCCGAAGTCATGGCTTTGCAAACCCGCCATCTGCAAGCGCATTTCGAATCCGCCACCGCCCAGGCCAAGGATTTCATGCGCCTCGCACAGAAGATCGCAACCGACACGACCACTCCTTTCACCACCGCGCTCGATCG
- a CDS encoding FAD-linked oxidase C-terminal domain-containing protein, with protein sequence MSAIRFPTPDATIIDRREAIIAGLAELVPFDCLVTSENERRAYETDALTAYRRMPLAVVLPRTTEEVSAVMAYLHKSGVKVVARGAGTGLAGGAIPHEDAVVVGVGKMNKILSVDYPNRTIKVQTGVTNLGISDAVMGDGFFYAPDPSSQLACTIAGNIGMNSGGAHCLKYGVTTNNVLGVKMVLVDGTVVEIGGAHLDAAGLDLLGIVVGSEGQLGIVTEATLRILRSPEGARPVLFGFESSEAAGECVKAIIGAGLVPVAMEFMDKLAIEICEGFAHAGYPLDAGALLIIEVEGSPAEIEADLARIVAIAKMHGVMTIKESKSAMETAAIWKGRKSAFGATGRIADYICMDGTIPTGQLPLVLRRIEEICAERGLRVANVFHAGDGNLHPLILYNCNDPVEQEKAERAGDEILKLCVEVGGCLTGEHGVGIEKRELMPYQFSKFDLDQQMRVRAVFDEAWLLNPAKVFPLGGREAA encoded by the coding sequence ATGAGCGCCATCCGTTTTCCGACCCCAGACGCCACGATCATCGATCGCCGCGAGGCGATCATCGCGGGCTTGGCAGAGCTCGTTCCGTTCGATTGTCTCGTGACGAGCGAGAACGAGCGGCGCGCCTATGAGACCGATGCGCTCACGGCCTACCGGCGGATGCCGCTCGCGGTCGTGCTGCCGCGCACGACCGAAGAGGTCTCGGCCGTTATGGCCTATCTGCATAAGTCGGGCGTCAAGGTCGTGGCGCGCGGCGCTGGCACCGGCCTCGCGGGCGGCGCGATCCCGCATGAAGACGCCGTTGTCGTCGGCGTCGGCAAGATGAACAAGATTCTGTCCGTCGACTATCCCAATCGTACGATCAAGGTTCAAACCGGCGTGACCAATCTCGGCATCAGCGATGCGGTGATGGGCGACGGGTTCTTCTATGCGCCGGACCCCTCGTCGCAGCTTGCCTGCACGATCGCCGGCAATATAGGTATGAATTCCGGTGGCGCGCATTGCCTCAAATATGGCGTGACCACCAACAATGTTTTGGGCGTCAAAATGGTGCTGGTCGATGGCACTGTGGTCGAGATCGGCGGCGCGCATCTCGATGCCGCGGGCCTCGATCTTCTCGGCATCGTCGTCGGCTCCGAAGGCCAGCTCGGCATCGTAACGGAAGCAACCTTGCGCATCCTGCGTTCGCCCGAAGGCGCGCGGCCGGTGCTGTTTGGGTTCGAGTCGAGCGAGGCGGCGGGCGAATGCGTCAAGGCGATCATCGGCGCGGGACTTGTGCCCGTCGCGATGGAATTCATGGATAAGCTCGCGATCGAAATCTGCGAGGGCTTCGCGCATGCGGGCTATCCGCTCGATGCGGGCGCGCTGCTCATCATCGAAGTCGAGGGCTCGCCCGCCGAGATCGAAGCCGATCTCGCGCGCATCGTCGCGATTGCGAAGATGCATGGCGTGATGACGATCAAGGAATCAAAATCGGCAATGGAAACCGCGGCGATCTGGAAAGGCCGTAAATCGGCCTTCGGCGCGACGGGGCGCATTGCCGATTATATCTGCATGGACGGCACGATCCCGACCGGGCAATTGCCGCTCGTGCTGCGGCGCATCGAGGAAATCTGCGCGGAACGCGGGTTGCGCGTCGCCAATGTGTTTCATGCCGGCGACGGCAATCTGCATCCGCTCATTCTCTATAATTGCAACGATCCCGTGGAACAGGAAAAGGCCGAGCGCGCCGGCGACGAAATCCTCAAGCTCTGCGTCGAGGTCGGCGGCTGCCTCACCGGTGAGCATGGCGTCGGAATCGAGAAGCGCGAGCTGATGCCCTATCAATTCTCGAAGTTCGATCTCGATCAGCAGATGCGCGTGCGTGCGGTGTTCGACGAGGCCTGGCTGCTCAATCCGGCCAAGGTCTTTCCGCTCGGCGGCCGCGAAGCGGCGTGA
- a CDS encoding LutB/LldF family L-lactate oxidation iron-sulfur protein: protein MSITPTSAQFKANAHQALGDADLQSALAHVPTGFVANRASAVANLPEFDALRDSARDIKNHTLAHLDLYLEAYEAKVKAAGGHVHFARTSDEANAIVLAICKAHDAHIVTKGKSMISEEMGLNAVLAANAITPVETDLGEYIIQLRHETPSHIIAPAAHLTKAQVEGDFRRIHVNLDIARNLEEPETLLAEARTILRQNFLKADVGITGANFLIAETGTSIIVTNEGNGDLTQTLPKVHIVLASIEKLVPTLEDAAQILRVLARSATGQDMSVYTTLSTGPRRPDDPDGPEHYHVIILDNGRSSMLASPFADMLRCIRCGACMNHCPVYQAVGGHAYGWVYPGPMGAVLTPALIGLDQSADLPNASTFCGKCEEVCPVRIPLPKLMRLWRDRAFERHLMPWTQRAALGFWAFFAKNPRLYRAATSMAIWALGLFGRGKDNLNALPFLKAWTKSRDFPVPQGGTFQAQWAKRNAGPQTRAPRS, encoded by the coding sequence ATGAGCATCACGCCGACATCCGCGCAATTCAAGGCCAATGCGCATCAGGCTTTGGGTGATGCCGATCTGCAATCGGCGCTCGCGCATGTGCCGACAGGATTCGTCGCCAATCGCGCCTCTGCCGTCGCAAATCTTCCCGAGTTCGATGCCTTGCGCGACAGCGCCCGCGATATCAAGAACCACACTTTGGCGCATCTCGATCTCTATCTCGAAGCCTATGAGGCGAAGGTCAAGGCAGCGGGCGGGCATGTGCATTTCGCCCGTACGTCGGATGAAGCCAATGCGATCGTGCTCGCTATTTGCAAGGCCCACGATGCGCATATCGTGACCAAGGGCAAATCCATGATCTCGGAAGAGATGGGATTGAACGCCGTGCTCGCAGCCAATGCCATCACGCCGGTCGAGACCGATCTCGGCGAATATATCATTCAGCTTCGCCACGAGACGCCATCGCATATCATCGCGCCGGCCGCGCATCTGACAAAAGCTCAGGTCGAAGGCGATTTCCGCCGCATCCATGTCAACCTCGACATAGCGCGCAATCTCGAAGAGCCCGAGACGCTGCTGGCCGAAGCCCGCACCATTCTGCGGCAGAATTTCCTCAAGGCCGATGTCGGCATCACCGGCGCAAATTTCCTCATCGCCGAAACCGGCACGTCGATCATCGTCACCAATGAAGGCAATGGCGATCTCACCCAGACGCTGCCCAAGGTGCATATCGTTCTGGCCTCGATCGAGAAACTGGTTCCGACATTAGAGGACGCCGCGCAGATCCTGCGTGTCCTCGCGCGTTCGGCGACGGGCCAGGACATGTCGGTCTATACGACGCTCTCGACCGGCCCGCGCCGCCCCGACGACCCCGACGGTCCTGAACATTATCACGTCATCATTCTGGACAATGGCCGCTCCTCCATGCTGGCCAGTCCCTTTGCCGATATGCTGCGCTGTATCCGCTGCGGCGCCTGCATGAATCATTGCCCGGTCTATCAAGCCGTCGGCGGCCATGCCTATGGCTGGGTCTATCCGGGCCCCATGGGGGCGGTGCTGACTCCCGCCTTGATCGGTCTCGATCAAAGCGCCGATCTGCCAAACGCGTCGACCTTCTGCGGCAAATGCGAAGAGGTCTGCCCGGTGCGCATTCCTCTGCCGAAGCTCATGCGGCTTTGGCGCGACCGCGCCTTCGAGCGCCATCTCATGCCTTGGACGCAGCGCGCGGCGCTCGGATTCTGGGCCTTTTTCGCCAAAAATCCGCGGCTTTATCGTGCCGCGACATCCATGGCCATATGGGCGCTTGGGCTTTTCGGGCGCGGCAAAGACAATCTGAATGCCCTACCCTTTCTCAAGGCCTGGACGAAGAGCCGCGATTTCCCCGTGCCGCAGGGCGGCACTTTTCAGGCGCAATGGGCGAAGCGCAATGCGGGACCTCAAACAAGAGCTCCAAGATCATGA
- a CDS encoding LutC/YkgG family protein — protein sequence MSDARAEIFASIRHALGVTGKEAPRRSIIEDRLDHAPKGVVPARGQGDPPTRKEIFKTQALRAQASLAEVASLDAVPAEVAAYLRDNNLAARIRGGADPRLATMTWAETEFVLELAKDGSDLTSIGIAFGGIAETGTLAFVSGTDNPTHLNFLPDHHIAVLQASDIVSDYERLLRKLRMVYGKGLMPRVLNFVTGPSRSADIAHTLLLGAHGPRRLHIIVVNDV from the coding sequence ATGAGCGACGCGCGCGCAGAGATTTTCGCATCGATTCGCCATGCGCTCGGCGTGACAGGCAAGGAGGCGCCGCGCCGTTCGATCATCGAGGACAGGCTCGACCACGCCCCGAAAGGCGTTGTCCCCGCGCGAGGTCAAGGCGATCCGCCGACTCGCAAGGAGATTTTCAAAACCCAGGCCTTGCGCGCGCAGGCGAGCCTTGCCGAAGTCGCCTCGCTCGACGCTGTTCCAGCCGAGGTCGCAGCCTATCTGCGCGACAATAATCTCGCGGCAAGAATCCGCGGCGGCGCAGACCCCCGGCTCGCCACTATGACCTGGGCGGAAACTGAATTCGTCCTGGAGCTGGCGAAAGACGGCTCGGATCTCACGAGTATCGGTATCGCCTTCGGCGGCATCGCCGAAACCGGCACGCTGGCCTTCGTCTCCGGCACGGATAATCCGACGCATCTCAATTTTCTGCCGGATCATCATATCGCTGTGCTGCAGGCAAGCGACATCGTCAGCGATTACGAGCGGCTTTTGCGCAAATTGCGAATGGTCTATGGCAAGGGCCTAATGCCGCGGGTGTTGAATTTCGTCACCGGGCCGTCGCGCTCCGCCGATATAGCGCATACTTTACTGCTCGGCGCGCATGGGCCGCGGCGGCTGCATATTATCGTTGTGAATGACGTTTAG